Proteins from a single region of Candidatus Puniceispirillum marinum IMCC1322:
- a CDS encoding aromatic ring-hydroxylating oxygenase subunit alpha, with the protein MLDLSNVSAPIERANGLPNACYIDEQIYQHEQDTLFRNNWAAIGFGKDVASPGMVKPLSFLDIPMIMVRTQNGDINVFQNVCRHRGMILVDAPQQLRGPITCPYHAWSYDLDGNLRKTPHIGGPNVDTLDSVQHCDYPLNKVRSHVWNDIVFVNVGGDAPAFTTQMAALIDRWHEFNQPLYHGGADSSLSFDLACNWKLAVENYCEAYHLPFIHPALNSYSRLEDHYNILDHDNYAGQGTTVYAPQVSDTGARFPTFDKLSSKWDTGAEYVALFPNVLLGVHKDHYFNILLTPDGTGHTHEQIELYYTDPLALSDDYAEMRATNTRMWQTVFAEDISVVEGMQKGRKAPAYDGGKFSAVMDESTYHFHKWVARELSV; encoded by the coding sequence ATGCTTGATCTTAGTAATGTTAGTGCTCCTATCGAGCGCGCCAACGGTCTGCCTAACGCATGCTATATAGACGAACAGATATATCAGCATGAACAAGACACCCTTTTCCGTAATAACTGGGCCGCTATCGGCTTTGGCAAAGATGTTGCCAGTCCCGGCATGGTCAAGCCGCTAAGCTTTCTGGACATTCCGATGATTATGGTACGCACTCAGAATGGGGATATCAATGTGTTCCAGAATGTATGCAGACATCGCGGCATGATTCTGGTTGATGCGCCCCAGCAGCTGCGAGGCCCAATCACCTGTCCTTATCATGCGTGGAGCTATGACCTTGATGGTAACCTGCGCAAAACCCCGCATATTGGCGGCCCGAATGTTGATACGCTGGACAGTGTGCAACATTGCGATTACCCCCTCAACAAAGTGCGTTCGCATGTCTGGAATGATATTGTTTTTGTCAATGTCGGTGGAGATGCGCCTGCATTCACCACACAGATGGCCGCTTTGATTGACCGCTGGCACGAATTTAACCAGCCGCTATATCATGGCGGCGCTGATTCATCTCTCAGCTTTGATCTGGCATGCAACTGGAAGCTGGCTGTCGAAAATTATTGCGAAGCCTATCATCTACCCTTCATTCACCCTGCTCTGAACAGCTATTCACGGCTGGAAGACCATTATAATATCCTTGATCATGATAATTATGCCGGACAAGGCACAACGGTCTACGCCCCGCAGGTGTCTGATACAGGCGCGCGCTTCCCAACATTCGACAAGCTGTCAAGCAAATGGGATACAGGCGCCGAATATGTGGCCTTATTTCCGAATGTCTTGCTTGGGGTTCATAAGGATCATTATTTCAATATTTTGCTGACCCCTGATGGTACAGGCCACACCCATGAACAGATCGAGCTTTACTATACTGATCCCCTAGCCCTGAGCGATGACTATGCCGAGATGCGCGCCACTAATACTCGCATGTGGCAAACTGTCTTTGCCGAAGACATATCGGTTGTCGAAGGCATGCAAAAAGGGCGCAAGGCACCTGCCTATGATGGTGGCAAATTTTCTGCGGTTATGGACGAATCAACCTATCATTTCCATAAATGGGTGGCACGCGAACTAAGCGTCTGA
- a CDS encoding MlaE family ABC transporter permease yields MSAIEKINHRLTRIGMPVLNFVAFSGFISQIFATAILLLCSGFRRGQPVRLRHVVSDIRSSGIDALPVVILMAATIGIMLSIQGVHSLRIFGAESQVTFGLALSIPREFAPLITGIIVAGRSGSQLTSRVGSMQLNGELDALKVMGISPIRFVVAPALVALLFALPILVAIANVSAFWTASLYIDAVLGIAPAAYWADILAVVTITDLIHGFGKAIIFAVLIALIGICKGLRVSGGADRLGAATTSSVVSCIAAIIAADAMFALIL; encoded by the coding sequence GTGAGCGCTATCGAAAAGATCAATCACCGTCTTACCCGCATTGGTATGCCGGTTTTGAATTTTGTCGCTTTTTCAGGTTTCATATCGCAGATTTTCGCCACCGCCATACTGCTTTTATGTTCCGGATTTCGGCGCGGTCAACCCGTGCGCTTACGGCATGTGGTAAGCGATATCAGATCAAGCGGTATCGACGCTTTGCCTGTCGTTATCCTGATGGCGGCAACCATCGGCATAATGCTGTCAATTCAAGGGGTGCATTCGCTTCGCATCTTTGGTGCTGAAAGCCAGGTTACGTTCGGTTTGGCTTTGTCAATTCCACGGGAATTTGCGCCACTTATCACCGGCATCATCGTTGCCGGACGATCAGGATCGCAACTGACAAGCCGGGTCGGATCAATGCAGTTGAATGGCGAACTTGATGCGCTAAAGGTCATGGGCATATCACCTATACGCTTTGTCGTCGCACCCGCTTTGGTGGCTCTGCTTTTTGCCCTGCCGATCCTCGTCGCGATAGCCAATGTCAGCGCATTCTGGACAGCCAGCCTTTATATTGATGCGGTGCTTGGCATCGCCCCAGCCGCCTATTGGGCTGATATTCTGGCAGTTGTGACGATTACCGACCTGATACATGGGTTTGGCAAAGCGATCATCTTTGCCGTGCTGATTGCACTGATTGGTATCTGCAAAGGGCTTCGGGTTTCTGGCGGCGCTGACCGCCTGGGCGCGGCCACAACATCGTCAGTCGTGTCATGTATCGCAGCGATTATTGCTGCCGACGCCATGTTTGCGCTGATTTTATAG
- a CDS encoding MFS transporter has protein sequence MLAYFNSLRKRPDVLLMVFAAAMPISFLSWSLLLNNFTIEVASFTGREIGILQSLREVPGFLSFLVVYILLVIAEQRLAFLSLIILGGGVAITGYFPTAIGLYITTIISSIGFHYYETCNQSLALQWLDKKTAPAVLGRIYGIGATAQVLTLGSIFIVYFIVSGQVSWSFLADSTGLVTSNDTYNMIYVATGMITAIMALAAWIIFPHFTEKVRQTRKIVLRQRYWLYYGLTFLAGARRQIFLVFASFLMVEKFEYSLIQVTALFLLNAIFNIWFAPIVGRLIGRIGERAALVFEYVGLVCVFVAYAFVENGTIAAGLYVVDHMFFAFAIAIKTYFQKIGDPADMASTASVAFTINHIAAVVVPVSFGFLWLTMPEAVFLAGAGMAALSLILSLNVPRHPDAGNEVVYGPRGQALSPASQPAE, from the coding sequence GTGCTGGCATATTTCAATTCTTTGCGAAAGCGACCTGACGTTCTACTGATGGTATTTGCCGCGGCGATGCCCATCTCGTTTTTGTCCTGGTCTTTGCTTCTCAATAATTTCACTATCGAGGTAGCGTCTTTTACCGGGCGGGAAATCGGAATTCTGCAATCTCTTCGCGAAGTGCCGGGCTTTCTGTCATTTTTGGTTGTCTATATTCTTTTGGTGATTGCCGAACAAAGGCTGGCGTTTCTTTCATTGATAATATTGGGGGGTGGGGTGGCCATCACTGGCTACTTCCCAACGGCAATCGGGCTATATATCACCACCATCATCTCCTCTATTGGCTTTCATTATTACGAAACCTGTAATCAGTCACTTGCCTTGCAATGGCTGGATAAAAAGACCGCACCGGCTGTTCTGGGGCGTATTTATGGAATTGGTGCCACCGCACAGGTGCTGACCTTGGGGTCAATTTTCATTGTCTATTTTATTGTCAGTGGTCAGGTCTCATGGTCTTTCCTAGCTGACTCGACTGGCCTCGTCACATCGAATGACACCTATAATATGATCTATGTGGCCACAGGAATGATAACAGCCATTATGGCGCTTGCGGCCTGGATCATCTTTCCGCACTTTACTGAAAAGGTACGCCAGACACGCAAGATTGTCCTAAGACAGCGTTACTGGTTATATTACGGTCTGACCTTTCTGGCTGGTGCGCGTCGCCAGATTTTTCTGGTTTTTGCCAGCTTCCTTATGGTCGAAAAATTTGAATATTCCTTAATTCAGGTGACCGCGCTATTCCTGCTGAACGCGATCTTCAACATCTGGTTTGCGCCTATCGTTGGCCGTTTGATTGGCCGTATTGGCGAGCGCGCAGCTCTGGTGTTTGAATATGTGGGGCTGGTTTGTGTATTTGTTGCCTATGCCTTTGTCGAGAACGGCACCATCGCTGCGGGCCTATATGTGGTCGATCATATGTTTTTTGCTTTTGCCATTGCCATCAAAACCTATTTTCAGAAAATTGGCGATCCAGCGGATATGGCCAGCACCGCCAGCGTTGCCTTTACCATTAATCATATTGCCGCGGTTGTGGTGCCGGTCAGTTTTGGCTTCTTGTGGCTGACCATGCCCGAAGCGGTATTTTTGGCGGGGGCTGGCATGGCCGCATTATCGCTAATTCTATCGCTGAATGTGCCGCGGCATCCGGATGCGGGTAATGAGGTTGTTTATGGTCCCCGTGGACAGGCTTTATCGCCGGCCTCACAACCTGCTGAATGA
- a CDS encoding MlaD family protein — MRLKQADLMAGIFVLGGAFLIVTIFVIVRGQLGLYDRYHAFFSNVAGLRSGAVVVYEGYTVGSVDSIEPISSDKGMRFRINLDITSGWHIPQDSVAEISAISLLSANAIQIKAGSGERLPVGSEIASMDAVNVMAEISRTADKLTMIAQSSLAPLLDTVRDILDSEGREALKGMTGLTSQISQQAPEIMTNMQQASQNIANVASASNSASITRTLDNMERTSQVTLGISQRTNRIVSDMNMARINAALAHFEQASAALQSTLEIANRAVRNIENITDNQNATHITSVLDDISETVATMNEIVSTSSHTSKVIQDISLASSDRVESFLLRMENVSLNLEEMTARIRDNPSLLIMGSQ, encoded by the coding sequence ATGCGTTTGAAACAAGCTGATCTTATGGCCGGAATTTTTGTGCTTGGCGGTGCCTTCCTGATTGTGACGATTTTTGTGATTGTCCGCGGGCAGCTGGGTCTGTATGACCGCTATCACGCGTTTTTTTCGAATGTCGCCGGGCTTCGTAGCGGTGCTGTCGTGGTTTATGAAGGCTATACGGTTGGGTCGGTTGACTCGATTGAGCCGATATCCAGCGATAAGGGAATGCGGTTTCGCATTAATCTCGACATCACATCCGGATGGCATATCCCTCAAGATAGTGTTGCCGAAATATCCGCCATATCCTTGCTGTCAGCCAATGCCATTCAGATCAAAGCGGGTTCAGGGGAACGTTTGCCTGTCGGATCGGAAATAGCATCAATGGACGCGGTTAATGTGATGGCGGAAATTAGCCGCACTGCTGATAAGCTGACCATGATCGCACAATCGAGTCTGGCACCCTTGCTTGATACAGTCCGCGATATTCTGGATAGCGAAGGCAGAGAAGCGCTTAAAGGCATGACAGGGCTGACATCACAAATTTCACAACAGGCGCCCGAGATCATGACCAATATGCAACAAGCAAGTCAGAACATTGCCAATGTCGCCAGCGCCAGTAACAGCGCATCCATTACCCGTACGCTTGATAATATGGAGCGCACGTCACAAGTCACCTTAGGCATCTCGCAGCGAACCAACCGCATCGTATCAGATATGAATATGGCACGGATCAACGCCGCCTTGGCGCATTTCGAACAGGCAAGTGCCGCGTTGCAATCAACGCTGGAAATCGCCAATCGCGCGGTGCGCAACATTGAAAATATCACCGACAACCAGAATGCAACGCACATCACTAGCGTGCTTGACGATATAAGCGAAACTGTAGCGACGATGAATGAGATCGTTTCGACCAGTTCACACACCAGCAAAGTCATTCAGGATATATCGCTGGCCAGTTCAGACCGTGTTGAGTCGTTTTTGCTGCGCATGGAAAATGTATCGCTCAATCTTGAAGAAATGACCGCGCGCATCCGTGACAATCCA
- a CDS encoding ABC transporter ATP-binding protein, with protein MPLPLTVTNLYGGYAGQAVIHDCNMHIDKHEIVVIMGGSGSGKSTFLRHLIGLKTPMQGAVKLFGQPLYDVGEYDRLHLLKDIGVAFQTGALLSSLSVGDNVALPLIENTNLTSDMIEIIVRMKLDFVGLLGKEALLPSALSGGMLKRAAVARAIALDPRIVFMDEPSAGLDPVISASLDDLIIKLRDNLAMSVVVVTHELESAFKIADRIVVLDRGYIIFSGSVDDIKSSANQRIQNLINRVADDEVISQETHLKRLLGEA; from the coding sequence ATGCCGCTACCCCTCACTGTAACAAATCTGTATGGCGGATATGCCGGACAGGCCGTCATTCATGATTGCAACATGCATATCGACAAGCATGAAATTGTGGTGATTATGGGTGGCTCCGGATCCGGCAAATCAACCTTTTTGCGACATCTTATCGGACTTAAAACCCCCATGCAGGGTGCGGTTAAGTTATTTGGCCAGCCGCTTTATGACGTTGGTGAATATGACCGTCTGCATCTGCTTAAAGATATCGGCGTTGCCTTTCAGACTGGCGCGCTTTTATCGTCACTGAGTGTTGGTGATAATGTGGCATTACCGCTTATCGAGAACACCAATCTAACCTCTGATATGATCGAAATCATTGTGCGAATGAAGCTTGATTTCGTTGGCTTGCTTGGCAAGGAAGCATTGTTACCATCGGCACTTTCAGGCGGCATGCTCAAACGCGCTGCTGTTGCGCGCGCCATCGCGCTTGATCCGCGTATTGTGTTCATGGATGAACCTTCGGCAGGTCTGGACCCGGTGATCTCGGCTTCACTTGACGACTTGATCATCAAACTACGGGACAATCTTGCGATGAGTGTTGTGGTGGTGACGCATGAATTGGAAAGTGCCTTTAAAATTGCCGACCGCATTGTCGTGCTTGATCGCGGCTATATCATTTTTTCAGGGTCTGTTGACGACATAAAATCCAGCGCTAATCAGCGTATTCAGAATCTCATAAACCGTGTTGCCGATGATGAAGTCATTAGTCAGGAAACACATCTGAAACGGCTTCTTGGTGAAGCCTGA
- the ald gene encoding alanine dehydrogenase, whose protein sequence is MLVGVPKEIKTREFRVGLVPSSVAELVGRGHKVLVETNAGAGIGAGDDAYRAVGAEIAATAADVFAKAEMIVKVKEPQPSEWVQLSSDQILFTYLHLAADAPQAYGLVDSGCTAIAYETITDDQGGLPLLAPMSEVAGRLAVVEGASHLKANAGGRGILISGVPGTAPAEVVIIGGGVVGVNAAKMAVGLGARVTVFDRSVPRLRYLSDIFGNAISTRYSSNAVLAEAVKQADMVIGAVLIPGASAPQLITRAQLSGMKPGAVLVDVAIDQGGCFETSKPTTHDDPTYIIDDIVHYCVANMPGSVPRTSSEALNNATLPHVLALADKGVAALDDDPHLMNGLNVRNGEIVYQAVLDALGSRSAA, encoded by the coding sequence ATGCTTGTAGGTGTTCCAAAGGAAATAAAGACTAGGGAATTTCGCGTTGGCCTGGTGCCATCATCGGTTGCCGAGCTTGTCGGTCGCGGTCATAAGGTGCTAGTTGAAACCAATGCGGGGGCGGGTATTGGCGCGGGCGACGATGCCTATCGTGCTGTCGGAGCCGAGATCGCCGCCACTGCCGCCGACGTATTCGCCAAGGCCGAGATGATCGTCAAGGTCAAAGAGCCGCAGCCTTCCGAATGGGTACAGCTATCATCCGATCAGATTCTGTTTACCTATCTGCATCTGGCGGCTGATGCGCCACAGGCCTACGGGCTGGTTGATTCTGGCTGTACGGCGATTGCCTATGAAACGATCACCGATGATCAGGGCGGTTTGCCGCTTCTGGCGCCGATGAGCGAGGTTGCTGGCCGTCTGGCGGTGGTCGAAGGCGCGTCCCATCTCAAAGCCAATGCGGGTGGACGCGGCATTCTGATTTCGGGCGTCCCGGGTACGGCACCTGCCGAGGTGGTTATCATTGGCGGCGGTGTTGTTGGCGTGAATGCGGCGAAGATGGCTGTTGGCCTTGGTGCCCGCGTGACCGTATTTGACCGGTCGGTGCCACGTCTGCGCTATCTGTCGGATATTTTCGGCAATGCGATCAGCACCCGCTATTCCAGCAATGCGGTTCTGGCCGAAGCGGTCAAACAGGCTGACATGGTCATTGGCGCGGTATTGATTCCGGGTGCGAGTGCGCCCCAGCTGATCACCCGTGCCCAGCTATCTGGCATGAAGCCGGGCGCGGTGCTGGTTGATGTGGCTATCGATCAGGGTGGCTGTTTTGAAACGTCAAAGCCAACCACGCATGATGACCCGACTTATATCATTGATGATATTGTGCATTATTGTGTTGCCAATATGCCGGGTTCGGTGCCGCGCACCTCGTCCGAGGCGCTGAATAACGCGACCTTGCCGCATGTGCTGGCGCTGGCTGACAAGGGCGTTGCCGCGCTTGATGATGATCCGCATCTGATGAATGGTCTGAATGTGCGTAATGGCGAGATTGTCTATCAGGCGGTGCTTGATGCGCTGGGGTCACGCTCGGCGGCGTAA
- a CDS encoding ParA family protein, which produces MTDQTSQVGKAVFVGNIKGGVGKSTIAVYLTDYLRQRFAERSIMMIDTDPQGSAFEMLEPHSNGSDIKFLPVGDRYDGVNVTTLDGILRRMLAEDNSLTIVDTGAGKMGDIWQMAMLCNTMIVPTSMSWTDLRPTIDFIKEIDERKADFGRITPHVIVIPNRTSPSQRNFNVLSEALQEVNAIMAPPISDLSAARSRSASFGGIKAVEGSRFHTEIERLGEFIVDYVVSGELDRIYQQ; this is translated from the coding sequence GTGACTGACCAGACTTCACAGGTTGGCAAAGCCGTATTTGTTGGCAACATTAAAGGTGGTGTTGGCAAAAGTACGATTGCTGTTTATTTGACAGATTATTTGCGCCAACGTTTTGCTGAACGCTCCATTATGATGATTGATACTGATCCACAGGGGTCGGCTTTTGAAATGCTGGAACCGCACAGTAATGGGTCTGACATCAAATTCCTGCCGGTCGGTGATCGCTATGATGGCGTTAATGTGACCACCCTTGATGGCATTTTGCGTCGCATGCTGGCTGAAGATAACTCATTGACCATCGTCGATACCGGGGCTGGCAAAATGGGTGATATCTGGCAAATGGCGATGCTGTGCAACACAATGATTGTGCCAACATCAATGTCATGGACCGATTTACGTCCGACAATTGACTTCATCAAGGAAATTGACGAGCGCAAAGCCGATTTTGGTCGTATAACACCGCATGTTATTGTCATTCCTAACCGTACATCACCAAGCCAACGCAATTTCAATGTGCTTTCGGAAGCCTTGCAGGAAGTGAATGCCATTATGGCACCGCCTATTTCGGACTTATCTGCCGCCCGGTCAAGAAGTGCTAGTTTTGGTGGCATCAAAGCTGTTGAGGGTTCACGGTTTCATACTGAAATCGAACGGCTTGGTGAATTTATTGTTGATTATGTTGTCAGCGGCGAGCTGGATCGCATTTATCAGCAATAG
- a CDS encoding protein adenylyltransferase SelO family protein, which translates to MTNSAFTFDPQTIHTALDERFYRVVKPATFPDHIIRYRNQDAASSIGLADLSDTAWCDHFGRFVPFEGSFQAPLALCYHGHQFGHYNPELGDGRGFLFAQARAADGRLLDMGTKGSGTTPFSRSADGRLTLKGAVREILATEMLQALGVTTSKTLSVIETGEALTRHDEPSPTRSAVMVRLSHSHIRIGSFQRLSFMDDADGIETLTRHVVRHYYADDPALDPAADFDQLVPLFLEKVATSIATTAGQWLAAGFVHGVLNTDNFNITGESFDYGPWRFLPHFDPGLVAAYFDETGRYAYGRQADAALWAVCRLADCFVRFVAKDVIEDRLRGFFADMEASLARQLQWRLGVTLDDQTQAPTLCRHLFTAAKASKLGFDQIFHDLYGGSDRVGSYATDDWKPVLDTLAASTPIHVMAHPHFARADAVSMTIDEVEAIWAPIAEADDWSALTRKLDDIKSLRAALAGADTST; encoded by the coding sequence ATGACCAACTCCGCTTTTACATTTGACCCGCAAACCATTCACACGGCTTTGGATGAACGCTTTTATCGTGTTGTGAAGCCAGCGACGTTTCCCGATCATATCATCCGTTACCGCAATCAGGATGCCGCAAGTTCAATTGGGCTTGCGGATCTGTCTGATACGGCATGGTGCGATCATTTCGGGCGGTTTGTGCCATTTGAGGGCAGTTTTCAAGCGCCTTTGGCATTGTGCTATCATGGTCATCAATTTGGTCATTATAACCCCGAGCTAGGGGATGGGCGCGGGTTTCTGTTTGCCCAGGCCCGCGCCGCCGATGGCCGCCTTCTGGATATGGGGACAAAAGGTTCTGGCACAACGCCTTTTTCGCGCTCTGCCGATGGCCGTCTGACGTTGAAAGGTGCCGTGCGTGAAATTCTGGCCACGGAAATGCTACAGGCGCTTGGCGTCACAACGTCAAAGACCTTGTCGGTTATTGAAACTGGTGAAGCGCTGACACGTCATGACGAACCATCACCAACACGATCGGCTGTTATGGTGCGACTGTCGCATAGCCATATTCGCATTGGCAGCTTTCAGCGGCTTTCCTTCATGGATGATGCCGATGGCATAGAAACCCTCACACGGCATGTCGTCCGGCATTATTATGCTGATGATCCAGCACTTGATCCGGCGGCTGATTTTGATCAACTTGTGCCATTATTTCTGGAAAAGGTCGCCACATCCATCGCCACCACCGCAGGGCAGTGGCTGGCGGCTGGCTTTGTGCATGGCGTCTTGAATACGGATAATTTCAATATAACTGGCGAAAGTTTTGATTACGGACCATGGCGGTTTTTGCCGCATTTTGACCCCGGACTTGTCGCTGCCTATTTTGATGAGACGGGTCGCTATGCCTATGGGCGTCAGGCAGATGCGGCTTTATGGGCGGTATGCCGCTTGGCCGATTGCTTTGTCCGGTTTGTCGCCAAGGATGTGATCGAGGATCGTCTGCGTGGCTTTTTTGCCGATATGGAAGCCAGTCTGGCGCGCCAGCTGCAATGGCGGCTTGGCGTGACCCTCGATGACCAGACCCAGGCACCGACTCTATGCCGGCATCTTTTCACCGCCGCCAAAGCCAGCAAATTGGGCTTTGACCAGATTTTTCATGATCTATATGGCGGTTCTGATCGGGTTGGTAGCTATGCTACCGATGACTGGAAGCCGGTGTTGGATACCTTGGCGGCGTCAACACCAATTCATGTTATGGCGCATCCGCATTTTGCCCGCGCCGATGCGGTATCGATGACGATTGACGAGGTCGAGGCGATCTGGGCACCCATAGCCGAGGCTGATGACTGGTCAGCATTGACGCGCAAGCTCGACGATATCAAAAGTCTGCGGGCTGCCCTTGCGGGGGCAGACACCAGCACCTGA
- a CDS encoding Lrp/AsnC family transcriptional regulator, which produces MDKIDLTILGALQNNARISNVELAADVGLSPSACLRRVSQLEKSGVIAGYHAALDAAKLGHDVLVLMQITLHGQSADMMAEFEAEVAKIPQVLACFLIAGENDYILRVSARDVADFGRIHSEYLSALPHVLRMESSFILREVMNRGMQASLA; this is translated from the coding sequence ATGGATAAAATTGATCTTACGATTCTTGGCGCGTTGCAAAATAACGCACGTATTTCGAATGTCGAGCTGGCAGCCGATGTGGGCCTGTCGCCGTCGGCCTGTTTGCGGCGGGTATCACAATTGGAAAAATCAGGCGTCATTGCAGGCTATCATGCGGCGCTGGACGCCGCGAAGCTGGGGCATGATGTGCTGGTGCTTATGCAGATCACCCTGCATGGACAATCAGCCGATATGATGGCCGAATTCGAAGCCGAAGTGGCCAAAATCCCGCAGGTGCTGGCCTGTTTTCTGATCGCCGGGGAAAATGATTATATCTTGCGCGTATCCGCCCGCGACGTTGCCGATTTTGGCCGGATTCATTCTGAATATCTATCCGCCTTGCCGCATGTTCTGCGGATGGAAAGCAGCTTCATTCTGCGCGAGGTGATGAATCGCGGGATGCAGGCCTCGCTGGCCTGA